Proteins from one Methanobrevibacter sp. genomic window:
- a CDS encoding Mur ligase family protein, translated as MNSLELSSMSDEELASLDLENKTFGVIGVCGVVGNLVARILMDRGYSVVGTDISSKEDCRFYSSFEGYDIEIFFGGHPEEFFEKIDYIVPPPSMPSNAKVLRLASNRDIKIIELGDIFKLFKPDKPVMCIGGTNGKTTTTTLLKHIAYSAGIRPSEHNLKGMQGNNEFIPSLQTRLNGDLAILETGTDGTPGGLKSIIDLTHANFGILTNITVDHLQDPHENDEADFITRSFLEYAKVKGELVKGIEENDGTLIYNSDDPTIVGLFKEIDFKGDAISFGLEDEPCRVSTKPCWCGRDIEINELISGCGTFECECGIKYEKPMYLAKDISLKERTFTLESPEGSSTFTISLDGLHNVYNAVGAIIAARRFLKLSDEEIQKGLLSFKGTAGRMEIVAKMDNRIVMVDYAHNPAGVETILKEITKIYGDTTVVITITSESGHEGDIEILEKALDNVKYIVPASHDSRLVVDELLAAAKDGKADFGYEALKKTFVFTDVDPEQASNFTLGASADQVVEGVKAALKTDSNIIIILGEAGFKFKLDIADYCNGL; from the coding sequence TTGAATAGTTTAGAGCTCTCTTCTATGTCTGATGAAGAATTGGCTTCATTGGATTTAGAAAATAAAACCTTTGGTGTAATTGGTGTTTGTGGAGTTGTAGGAAACTTGGTTGCAAGAATCCTTATGGATAGGGGATATTCTGTTGTTGGAACAGATATTTCATCTAAGGAAGATTGCAGATTCTATTCCTCGTTTGAAGGCTATGACATTGAAATATTCTTTGGAGGACATCCTGAAGAATTCTTTGAAAAGATAGACTATATTGTTCCACCTCCAAGCATGCCTTCCAATGCTAAGGTTTTAAGGCTTGCTTCCAATAGAGACATTAAGATCATTGAACTTGGAGACATCTTTAAGCTATTCAAGCCAGATAAGCCTGTAATGTGCATTGGCGGAACCAATGGTAAGACCACCACAACCACTCTTTTAAAGCATATTGCATATTCCGCTGGAATTAGGCCTTCTGAACATAACCTTAAGGGAATGCAAGGAAACAATGAATTCATTCCATCACTTCAAACCAGATTGAATGGTGATTTGGCTATTTTGGAAACAGGTACTGACGGTACTCCTGGCGGTTTGAAATCCATTATAGACTTGACTCATGCTAATTTTGGAATTTTGACAAACATTACTGTTGACCATTTGCAGGATCCTCACGAAAACGATGAGGCTGATTTTATTACAAGAAGCTTTTTAGAGTATGCTAAAGTAAAAGGGGAACTTGTAAAGGGGATTGAAGAGAATGATGGTACATTAATCTACAACAGTGATGACCCAACAATTGTTGGCCTTTTCAAAGAGATTGACTTTAAGGGTGATGCAATAAGCTTTGGTCTTGAGGATGAGCCATGCAGAGTATCTACCAAACCATGCTGGTGTGGCAGAGACATTGAAATAAACGAGCTTATTTCAGGTTGCGGAACCTTTGAATGCGAGTGTGGAATAAAGTATGAAAAGCCAATGTATTTGGCTAAGGATATTTCCCTTAAGGAAAGAACCTTCACTTTAGAATCTCCTGAAGGCAGTTCCACTTTTACCATTTCCCTTGATGGATTGCACAATGTCTACAATGCAGTTGGAGCTATCATTGCAGCAAGAAGGTTCCTAAAATTAAGTGATGAGGAAATCCAAAAAGGACTTTTAAGCTTTAAGGGAACTGCTGGAAGAATGGAGATTGTTGCTAAGATGGACAATAGGATTGTTATGGTGGATTATGCCCATAATCCTGCAGGTGTAGAGACCATCCTAAAGGAAATCACTAAGATTTATGGTGACACAACCGTTGTCATTACAATCACTTCCGAATCAGGCCATGAAGGAGACATTGAAATCCTAGAGAAGGCATTGGACAATGTGAAATATATTGTGCCGGCTTCCCATGATTCAAGGCTCGTAGTGGATGAGCTTTTGGCAGCTGCAAAAGATGGAAAAGCTGACTTTGGCTATGAAGCATTGAAGAAGACCTTTGTATTCACTGATGTTGATCCAGAACAGGCATCCAATTTCACATTAGGTGCAAGTGCAGATCAAGTGGTTGAAGGTGTAAAGGCAGCCTTAAAGACAGATTCCAATATAATCATAATCCTTGGTGAAGCAGGATTCAAGTTCAAATTGGATATTGCTGATTATTGCAATGGATTATAA
- a CDS encoding Mur ligase family protein, which produces MNVIVVGAGNAGRPVARLLNYAGHTVKITDPKNIEDFHMDVQKTLRLMESEGVELDLGVFEPNLEGIDTVYLSPTVPENAPAYKIVKEANLNVFSNDDFGRLADSFIDIDIIGITGSVGKTSTTHMVTEIFRTAGYQVWICSSMTQNLVSEVIVDGIIKGIPEKSDIAVLELPHGTAGLMAELKLKVGALLNIYEEHLSEFGGSMERYTQRKMFIAKNSENFITSIHCKDTVKEARPDAIFYAMVKDLPGYDPSKKSEYFDKVANFEEIAIGEGQVCNFIGDSAKGAIDIAYKFRNKSNELKKGNFTSDFHMMSYYYENAVAATAIAMAYGLPVEIIKEGLANFKGLSVHMEYIGDYNGREVYIDASYLIEGITAALDFLGDRSLVLLLDNFDTSTYRDKKETGKLMGKYANVMVATGFNEVYQRVDLEPAQELLDAAVDSDAVKVIAGTMEEGAELAIKYSKPGDTILHLGPQLMQDPEGIMEKIVTGLEEGCKKYE; this is translated from the coding sequence ATGAATGTTATTGTTGTAGGAGCAGGAAATGCAGGTCGTCCTGTTGCAAGATTATTAAACTATGCTGGCCACACGGTAAAGATAACCGATCCCAAGAATATTGAAGACTTCCATATGGATGTTCAAAAGACTTTAAGACTTATGGAAAGCGAAGGAGTGGAACTGGATTTAGGCGTATTCGAACCAAATCTTGAAGGAATCGATACAGTTTACCTATCTCCAACAGTTCCGGAAAATGCTCCGGCTTACAAGATAGTCAAAGAGGCAAATCTCAATGTCTTCTCAAATGATGATTTCGGAAGATTGGCAGACAGCTTCATTGACATCGACATCATTGGAATCACAGGCAGTGTAGGAAAGACCAGTACCACACATATGGTCACTGAAATCTTCAGAACCGCCGGATATCAGGTTTGGATCTGTTCTTCCATGACCCAGAACCTTGTAAGTGAGGTCATCGTTGACGGAATCATCAAGGGAATTCCGGAAAAATCAGACATTGCCGTTTTGGAGCTTCCTCACGGTACTGCAGGTTTGATGGCAGAGCTTAAGCTTAAGGTAGGGGCACTCTTAAACATTTATGAGGAGCATTTGTCCGAGTTTGGAGGTTCAATGGAACGTTACACCCAAAGAAAGATGTTCATTGCAAAAAACAGCGAAAACTTCATTACAAGCATTCATTGCAAAGACACCGTAAAAGAAGCAAGACCTGATGCAATCTTTTACGCAATGGTTAAGGATTTGCCTGGATATGACCCATCCAAAAAATCCGAATACTTCGATAAGGTGGCAAACTTTGAGGAAATTGCCATCGGCGAAGGTCAAGTATGTAATTTTATTGGTGACAGCGCCAAAGGCGCTATTGATATCGCTTATAAATTCAGAAACAAATCCAATGAACTTAAAAAAGGCAACTTCACTTCTGACTTCCATATGATGAGCTATTACTATGAGAATGCAGTTGCTGCAACAGCTATTGCAATGGCTTATGGATTGCCTGTAGAAATCATCAAGGAAGGACTTGCAAACTTCAAGGGACTTTCAGTTCATATGGAATACATTGGAGACTATAACGGTAGGGAAGTTTACATTGATGCTTCCTACTTAATTGAAGGTATTACTGCTGCACTTGACTTCTTAGGTGACAGAAGCCTTGTCCTATTGCTTGATAACTTTGACACTTCAACTTACAGGGACAAGAAGGAAACAGGTAAGCTTATGGGTAAGTATGCTAATGTAATGGTAGCTACTGGATTCAATGAGGTTTACCAAAGAGTTGACTTGGAACCTGCACAGGAATTGCTGGATGCTGCAGTAGACTCTGATGCAGTTAAGGTAATTGCAGGAACTATGGAAGAAGGTGCAGAACTAGCCATTAAGTATTCTAAACCTGGAGACACTATCCTTCACTTAGGACCACAACTCATGCAGGATCCTGAAGGAATTATGGAAAAAATAGTAACTGGTTTAGAAGAAGGCTGTAAAAAATATGAATAG